A genome region from Euphorbia lathyris chromosome 4, ddEupLath1.1, whole genome shotgun sequence includes the following:
- the LOC136225873 gene encoding uncharacterized protein, protein MSADSNSGFHREGTLASALNRHAISFQSDIINSSPDMIQMGGSYFGLNTGTSTVILPGNSSMVNSSSAPGMIHVQPVNSSASSLLLDSSPGLKHDTGLAVEWSYDEQCKLEEGLVKYAEEPSIMRYIKIAATLRDKTVRDVALRCRWLTRKRRKGDDYNLGKKVNNRKDKLVESSSKMNVPSAMPQNLAVYPLMMQRADQGEPFCFEGITGTARHLLEQNAQAFSKITANLSSFKLQDNIDLFCHTRTNITAILNDMREMPGIMSQMPPLPVSINEDLANSILPSTAQSMMFCSPSGIRLKQEPRC, encoded by the exons ATGTCTGCGGACTCAAACTCAGGGTTTCATCGAGAAGGAACCTTGGCTTCTGCGCTAAATCGGCATGCTATATCGTTTCAATCAGACATTATAAATAGTTCTCCAGACATGATTCAAATGGGTGGGAGTTACTTTGGGTTAAATACTGGTACTAGTACTGTAATTTTGCCTGGAAATTCTAGTATGGTTAACAGTAGTAGTGCTCCTGGAATGATTCATGTTCAACCTGTCaattcttctgcttcttctcttcttcttgattCTTCACCTGGTCTCAAACACGACACTGGCTTGGCTGTTGAGTGGTCTTATGATGAACAGTGCAAATTGGAAGAAGGCCTTGTCAA ATACGCTGAGGAGCCAAGTATTATGAGATACATAAAGATTGCTGCCACTTTACGTGATAAAACTGTACGTGATGTTGCATTGAGGTGTAGATGGTTGACG AGGAAGCGAAGGAAAGGAGACGACTATAATTTGGGGAAGAAAGTCAATAATAGGAAG GATAAGCTGGTGGAATCATCATCAAAGATGAATGTACCTTCTGCTATGCCTCAGAATTTGGCTGTGTATCCTCTGATGATGCAGCGAGCAGATCAGGGTGAAccattttgttttgaag GAATAACTGGTACAGCCAGGCATCTCTTAGAACAGAATGCTCAAGCTTTTAGTAAAATTACAGCTAACCTTTCTAGCTTCAAG TTACAGGATAACATCGACCTCTTCTGTCACACGAGAACCAATATTACTGCCATCCTGAACGA CATGAGAGAGATGCCTGGCATAATGAGCCAAATGCCACCATTGCCTGTATCTATTAATGAGGATCTAGCAAATAGTATATTACCAAGTACAGCTCAG TCAATGATGTTTTGTTCGCCTAGTGGGATCCGGCTGAAGCAGGAGCCAAGGTGCTGA